From Cotesia glomerata isolate CgM1 linkage group LG2, MPM_Cglom_v2.3, whole genome shotgun sequence, a single genomic window includes:
- the LOC123258554 gene encoding adenosylhomocysteinase-like 1 isoform X2 — MLTLRGVSKMADNGDGPSNTSSGKNTRINVSDGPITDPASTIKLTKNKKKSLEASNNAFHGPRTKLESKSGALKKSSRYRSRSLSASSNDSYSSGSSSGEDDVSPREKIQKTEKGFTDFCVRNINQYAFGRREIEIAEQEMPGIMALRRRAAEDRPLKNAKIVGCTHINAQTAVLIETLVELGAQVRWAACNIYSTQNEVAAALAHAGYPIFAWRGETEEDFWWCIDKCVCAENWTANMILDDGGDATHLMLKKYNNMFKSIQGIVEESVTGVHRLYQLSKAGKLSVPAMNVNDSVTKTKFDNLYSCRESIIDSLKRSTDVMFGGKQVVICGYGEVGKGCCQALKGLGCIVYITEIDPICALQASMDGFRVMKLNEVIRNVDIVITATGNKNVVTREHMDKMKNGCVVCNMGHSNTEIDVNSLRTPDLTWEKVRSQVDHVIWPDGKRIVLLAQGRLVNLSCSSIPSFVVSITAATQALALIELFNAPAGRYKSDVYLLPKKMDEYVASLHLPTFDAHLTELTDEQAKYMGLNKAGPFKPNYYRY; from the exons ATGCTCACTCTTCGCGGAGTATCAAAAATGGCTGACAACGGGGATGGTCCAAGCAATACATCCTCTGGAAAAAATACAAGAATAAATGTGTCTGATGGTCCAATAACTGATCCAGCATCAACAATCAAG ctaacaaaaaataaaaaaaaa AGCCTAGAGGCTTCAAATAATGCCTTTCACGGCCCGAGAACAAAATTA GAATCCAAATCTGGAGCGTTAAAAAAATCGAGTCGGTACCGAAGTAGGTCTTTATCAGCTAGCAGTAATGACAGCTACAGTTCTG GAAGTTCATCTGGAGAAGACGATGTTTCACCGCgggaaaaaattcagaaaacgGAGAAAGGATTTACGGATTTTTGTGTGAGAAATATCAATCAGTATGCATTTGGAAGGCGAGAAATAGAAATTGCTGAGCAAGAGATGCCCGGAATAATGGCGTTGCGTCGACGTGCTGCTGAAGATaga cCTCTAAAAAATGCCAAGATTGTCGGGTGTACCCACATAAACGCACAGACAGCGGTCTTGATCGAGACACTGGTAGAATTAGGCGCACAAGTGCGATGGGCTGCTTGTAATATTTACTCAACGCAAAATGAAGTCGCAGCAGCTCTTGCTCACGCAGGGTATCCTATTTTTGCATGGCGAGGCGAGACCGAGGAAGATTTTTGGTGGTGCATCGACAAGTGTGTCTGCGCTGAAAATTGGACAGCAAATATGATTTTAGACGACGGTGGAGATGCTACACATCTCATGCTcaagaaatataataatatgttTAAATCTATTCAAg gAATCGTTGAAGAGAGCGTAACCGGAGTGCATAGACTATACCAGTTATCAAAAGCAGGAAAACTTTCAGTTCCTGCGATGAATGTTAATGACAGTGTAACAAAAACAAAGTTTGACAATCTCTACAGCTGTCGCGAAAGTATAATCGACAGTTTAAAGCGTTCAACGGATGTTATGTTCGGAGGTAAACAAGTTGTAATCTGCGGGTACGGGGAGGTCGGCAAAGGCTGTTGTCAAGCTCTAAAAGGTCTCGGTTGTATTGTTTATATCACTGAAATCGATCCGATCTGCGCTTTGCAGGCcag CATGGATGGTTTCCGTGTTATGAAACTCAACGAAGTAATAAGAAACGTCGATATCGTTATCACGGCAACTGGCAATAAAAACGTAGTAACACGTGAGCACAtggataaaatgaaaaatggttGTGTTGTTTGTAATATGGGTCATAGCAATACTGAAATTGATGTC aaTAGTTTACGAACACCCGATTTAACTTGGGAAAAAGTCCGCTCGCAAGTAGATCATGTAATATGGCCAGATGGAAAACGTATCGTGCTTTTAGCTCAAGGACGattagttaatttatcatGCTCCAGTATTCCGTCATTCGTTGTATCAATCACCGCCGCCACTCAAGCTTTAGCCCTTATTGAACTATTTAATGCCCCCGCAGGACGTTATAAGAGTGATGTTTATTTACTACCTAAAAAAAtgg atgAGTATGTGGCATCACTACATTTGCCAACATTTGACGCACATTTGACAGAGCTTACCGATGAACAGGCCAAATATATGGGTCTAAACAAAGCTGGACCATTTAAACCTAATTATTACCG TTACTAG
- the LOC123258554 gene encoding adenosylhomocysteinase-like 1 isoform X3 — protein MLTLRGVSKMADNGDGPSNTSSGKNTRINVSDGPITDPASTIKSLEASNNAFHGPRTKLESKSGALKKSSRYRSRSLSASSNDSYSSASYTGSSSGEDDVSPREKIQKTEKGFTDFCVRNINQYAFGRREIEIAEQEMPGIMALRRRAAEDRPLKNAKIVGCTHINAQTAVLIETLVELGAQVRWAACNIYSTQNEVAAALAHAGYPIFAWRGETEEDFWWCIDKCVCAENWTANMILDDGGDATHLMLKKYNNMFKSIQGIVEESVTGVHRLYQLSKAGKLSVPAMNVNDSVTKTKFDNLYSCRESIIDSLKRSTDVMFGGKQVVICGYGEVGKGCCQALKGLGCIVYITEIDPICALQASMDGFRVMKLNEVIRNVDIVITATGNKNVVTREHMDKMKNGCVVCNMGHSNTEIDVNSLRTPDLTWEKVRSQVDHVIWPDGKRIVLLAQGRLVNLSCSSIPSFVVSITAATQALALIELFNAPAGRYKSDVYLLPKKMDEYVASLHLPTFDAHLTELTDEQAKYMGLNKAGPFKPNYYRY, from the exons ATGCTCACTCTTCGCGGAGTATCAAAAATGGCTGACAACGGGGATGGTCCAAGCAATACATCCTCTGGAAAAAATACAAGAATAAATGTGTCTGATGGTCCAATAACTGATCCAGCATCAACAATCAAG AGCCTAGAGGCTTCAAATAATGCCTTTCACGGCCCGAGAACAAAATTA GAATCCAAATCTGGAGCGTTAAAAAAATCGAGTCGGTACCGAAGTAGGTCTTTATCAGCTAGCAGTAATGACAGCTACAGTTCTG CGTCTTATACAGGAAGTTCATCTGGAGAAGACGATGTTTCACCGCgggaaaaaattcagaaaacgGAGAAAGGATTTACGGATTTTTGTGTGAGAAATATCAATCAGTATGCATTTGGAAGGCGAGAAATAGAAATTGCTGAGCAAGAGATGCCCGGAATAATGGCGTTGCGTCGACGTGCTGCTGAAGATaga cCTCTAAAAAATGCCAAGATTGTCGGGTGTACCCACATAAACGCACAGACAGCGGTCTTGATCGAGACACTGGTAGAATTAGGCGCACAAGTGCGATGGGCTGCTTGTAATATTTACTCAACGCAAAATGAAGTCGCAGCAGCTCTTGCTCACGCAGGGTATCCTATTTTTGCATGGCGAGGCGAGACCGAGGAAGATTTTTGGTGGTGCATCGACAAGTGTGTCTGCGCTGAAAATTGGACAGCAAATATGATTTTAGACGACGGTGGAGATGCTACACATCTCATGCTcaagaaatataataatatgttTAAATCTATTCAAg gAATCGTTGAAGAGAGCGTAACCGGAGTGCATAGACTATACCAGTTATCAAAAGCAGGAAAACTTTCAGTTCCTGCGATGAATGTTAATGACAGTGTAACAAAAACAAAGTTTGACAATCTCTACAGCTGTCGCGAAAGTATAATCGACAGTTTAAAGCGTTCAACGGATGTTATGTTCGGAGGTAAACAAGTTGTAATCTGCGGGTACGGGGAGGTCGGCAAAGGCTGTTGTCAAGCTCTAAAAGGTCTCGGTTGTATTGTTTATATCACTGAAATCGATCCGATCTGCGCTTTGCAGGCcag CATGGATGGTTTCCGTGTTATGAAACTCAACGAAGTAATAAGAAACGTCGATATCGTTATCACGGCAACTGGCAATAAAAACGTAGTAACACGTGAGCACAtggataaaatgaaaaatggttGTGTTGTTTGTAATATGGGTCATAGCAATACTGAAATTGATGTC aaTAGTTTACGAACACCCGATTTAACTTGGGAAAAAGTCCGCTCGCAAGTAGATCATGTAATATGGCCAGATGGAAAACGTATCGTGCTTTTAGCTCAAGGACGattagttaatttatcatGCTCCAGTATTCCGTCATTCGTTGTATCAATCACCGCCGCCACTCAAGCTTTAGCCCTTATTGAACTATTTAATGCCCCCGCAGGACGTTATAAGAGTGATGTTTATTTACTACCTAAAAAAAtgg atgAGTATGTGGCATCACTACATTTGCCAACATTTGACGCACATTTGACAGAGCTTACCGATGAACAGGCCAAATATATGGGTCTAAACAAAGCTGGACCATTTAAACCTAATTATTACCG TTACTAG
- the LOC123258554 gene encoding adenosylhomocysteinase-like 1 isoform X4, translating into MLTLRGVSKMADNGDGPSNTSSGKNTRINVSDGPITDPASTIKESKSGALKKSSRYRSRSLSASSNDSYSSASYTGSSSGEDDVSPREKIQKTEKGFTDFCVRNINQYAFGRREIEIAEQEMPGIMALRRRAAEDRPLKNAKIVGCTHINAQTAVLIETLVELGAQVRWAACNIYSTQNEVAAALAHAGYPIFAWRGETEEDFWWCIDKCVCAENWTANMILDDGGDATHLMLKKYNNMFKSIQGIVEESVTGVHRLYQLSKAGKLSVPAMNVNDSVTKTKFDNLYSCRESIIDSLKRSTDVMFGGKQVVICGYGEVGKGCCQALKGLGCIVYITEIDPICALQASMDGFRVMKLNEVIRNVDIVITATGNKNVVTREHMDKMKNGCVVCNMGHSNTEIDVNSLRTPDLTWEKVRSQVDHVIWPDGKRIVLLAQGRLVNLSCSSIPSFVVSITAATQALALIELFNAPAGRYKSDVYLLPKKMDEYVASLHLPTFDAHLTELTDEQAKYMGLNKAGPFKPNYYRY; encoded by the exons ATGCTCACTCTTCGCGGAGTATCAAAAATGGCTGACAACGGGGATGGTCCAAGCAATACATCCTCTGGAAAAAATACAAGAATAAATGTGTCTGATGGTCCAATAACTGATCCAGCATCAACAATCAAG GAATCCAAATCTGGAGCGTTAAAAAAATCGAGTCGGTACCGAAGTAGGTCTTTATCAGCTAGCAGTAATGACAGCTACAGTTCTG CGTCTTATACAGGAAGTTCATCTGGAGAAGACGATGTTTCACCGCgggaaaaaattcagaaaacgGAGAAAGGATTTACGGATTTTTGTGTGAGAAATATCAATCAGTATGCATTTGGAAGGCGAGAAATAGAAATTGCTGAGCAAGAGATGCCCGGAATAATGGCGTTGCGTCGACGTGCTGCTGAAGATaga cCTCTAAAAAATGCCAAGATTGTCGGGTGTACCCACATAAACGCACAGACAGCGGTCTTGATCGAGACACTGGTAGAATTAGGCGCACAAGTGCGATGGGCTGCTTGTAATATTTACTCAACGCAAAATGAAGTCGCAGCAGCTCTTGCTCACGCAGGGTATCCTATTTTTGCATGGCGAGGCGAGACCGAGGAAGATTTTTGGTGGTGCATCGACAAGTGTGTCTGCGCTGAAAATTGGACAGCAAATATGATTTTAGACGACGGTGGAGATGCTACACATCTCATGCTcaagaaatataataatatgttTAAATCTATTCAAg gAATCGTTGAAGAGAGCGTAACCGGAGTGCATAGACTATACCAGTTATCAAAAGCAGGAAAACTTTCAGTTCCTGCGATGAATGTTAATGACAGTGTAACAAAAACAAAGTTTGACAATCTCTACAGCTGTCGCGAAAGTATAATCGACAGTTTAAAGCGTTCAACGGATGTTATGTTCGGAGGTAAACAAGTTGTAATCTGCGGGTACGGGGAGGTCGGCAAAGGCTGTTGTCAAGCTCTAAAAGGTCTCGGTTGTATTGTTTATATCACTGAAATCGATCCGATCTGCGCTTTGCAGGCcag CATGGATGGTTTCCGTGTTATGAAACTCAACGAAGTAATAAGAAACGTCGATATCGTTATCACGGCAACTGGCAATAAAAACGTAGTAACACGTGAGCACAtggataaaatgaaaaatggttGTGTTGTTTGTAATATGGGTCATAGCAATACTGAAATTGATGTC aaTAGTTTACGAACACCCGATTTAACTTGGGAAAAAGTCCGCTCGCAAGTAGATCATGTAATATGGCCAGATGGAAAACGTATCGTGCTTTTAGCTCAAGGACGattagttaatttatcatGCTCCAGTATTCCGTCATTCGTTGTATCAATCACCGCCGCCACTCAAGCTTTAGCCCTTATTGAACTATTTAATGCCCCCGCAGGACGTTATAAGAGTGATGTTTATTTACTACCTAAAAAAAtgg atgAGTATGTGGCATCACTACATTTGCCAACATTTGACGCACATTTGACAGAGCTTACCGATGAACAGGCCAAATATATGGGTCTAAACAAAGCTGGACCATTTAAACCTAATTATTACCG TTACTAG
- the LOC123258554 gene encoding adenosylhomocysteinase-like 1 isoform X1, with the protein MLTLRGVSKMADNGDGPSNTSSGKNTRINVSDGPITDPASTIKLTKNKKKSLEASNNAFHGPRTKLESKSGALKKSSRYRSRSLSASSNDSYSSASYTGSSSGEDDVSPREKIQKTEKGFTDFCVRNINQYAFGRREIEIAEQEMPGIMALRRRAAEDRPLKNAKIVGCTHINAQTAVLIETLVELGAQVRWAACNIYSTQNEVAAALAHAGYPIFAWRGETEEDFWWCIDKCVCAENWTANMILDDGGDATHLMLKKYNNMFKSIQGIVEESVTGVHRLYQLSKAGKLSVPAMNVNDSVTKTKFDNLYSCRESIIDSLKRSTDVMFGGKQVVICGYGEVGKGCCQALKGLGCIVYITEIDPICALQASMDGFRVMKLNEVIRNVDIVITATGNKNVVTREHMDKMKNGCVVCNMGHSNTEIDVNSLRTPDLTWEKVRSQVDHVIWPDGKRIVLLAQGRLVNLSCSSIPSFVVSITAATQALALIELFNAPAGRYKSDVYLLPKKMDEYVASLHLPTFDAHLTELTDEQAKYMGLNKAGPFKPNYYRY; encoded by the exons ATGCTCACTCTTCGCGGAGTATCAAAAATGGCTGACAACGGGGATGGTCCAAGCAATACATCCTCTGGAAAAAATACAAGAATAAATGTGTCTGATGGTCCAATAACTGATCCAGCATCAACAATCAAG ctaacaaaaaataaaaaaaaa AGCCTAGAGGCTTCAAATAATGCCTTTCACGGCCCGAGAACAAAATTA GAATCCAAATCTGGAGCGTTAAAAAAATCGAGTCGGTACCGAAGTAGGTCTTTATCAGCTAGCAGTAATGACAGCTACAGTTCTG CGTCTTATACAGGAAGTTCATCTGGAGAAGACGATGTTTCACCGCgggaaaaaattcagaaaacgGAGAAAGGATTTACGGATTTTTGTGTGAGAAATATCAATCAGTATGCATTTGGAAGGCGAGAAATAGAAATTGCTGAGCAAGAGATGCCCGGAATAATGGCGTTGCGTCGACGTGCTGCTGAAGATaga cCTCTAAAAAATGCCAAGATTGTCGGGTGTACCCACATAAACGCACAGACAGCGGTCTTGATCGAGACACTGGTAGAATTAGGCGCACAAGTGCGATGGGCTGCTTGTAATATTTACTCAACGCAAAATGAAGTCGCAGCAGCTCTTGCTCACGCAGGGTATCCTATTTTTGCATGGCGAGGCGAGACCGAGGAAGATTTTTGGTGGTGCATCGACAAGTGTGTCTGCGCTGAAAATTGGACAGCAAATATGATTTTAGACGACGGTGGAGATGCTACACATCTCATGCTcaagaaatataataatatgttTAAATCTATTCAAg gAATCGTTGAAGAGAGCGTAACCGGAGTGCATAGACTATACCAGTTATCAAAAGCAGGAAAACTTTCAGTTCCTGCGATGAATGTTAATGACAGTGTAACAAAAACAAAGTTTGACAATCTCTACAGCTGTCGCGAAAGTATAATCGACAGTTTAAAGCGTTCAACGGATGTTATGTTCGGAGGTAAACAAGTTGTAATCTGCGGGTACGGGGAGGTCGGCAAAGGCTGTTGTCAAGCTCTAAAAGGTCTCGGTTGTATTGTTTATATCACTGAAATCGATCCGATCTGCGCTTTGCAGGCcag CATGGATGGTTTCCGTGTTATGAAACTCAACGAAGTAATAAGAAACGTCGATATCGTTATCACGGCAACTGGCAATAAAAACGTAGTAACACGTGAGCACAtggataaaatgaaaaatggttGTGTTGTTTGTAATATGGGTCATAGCAATACTGAAATTGATGTC aaTAGTTTACGAACACCCGATTTAACTTGGGAAAAAGTCCGCTCGCAAGTAGATCATGTAATATGGCCAGATGGAAAACGTATCGTGCTTTTAGCTCAAGGACGattagttaatttatcatGCTCCAGTATTCCGTCATTCGTTGTATCAATCACCGCCGCCACTCAAGCTTTAGCCCTTATTGAACTATTTAATGCCCCCGCAGGACGTTATAAGAGTGATGTTTATTTACTACCTAAAAAAAtgg atgAGTATGTGGCATCACTACATTTGCCAACATTTGACGCACATTTGACAGAGCTTACCGATGAACAGGCCAAATATATGGGTCTAAACAAAGCTGGACCATTTAAACCTAATTATTACCG TTACTAG
- the LOC123258554 gene encoding adenosylhomocysteinase-like 1 isoform X5, with the protein MLTLRGVSKMADNGDGPSNTSSGKNTRINVSDGPITDPASTIKESKSGALKKSSRYRSRSLSASSNDSYSSGSSSGEDDVSPREKIQKTEKGFTDFCVRNINQYAFGRREIEIAEQEMPGIMALRRRAAEDRPLKNAKIVGCTHINAQTAVLIETLVELGAQVRWAACNIYSTQNEVAAALAHAGYPIFAWRGETEEDFWWCIDKCVCAENWTANMILDDGGDATHLMLKKYNNMFKSIQGIVEESVTGVHRLYQLSKAGKLSVPAMNVNDSVTKTKFDNLYSCRESIIDSLKRSTDVMFGGKQVVICGYGEVGKGCCQALKGLGCIVYITEIDPICALQASMDGFRVMKLNEVIRNVDIVITATGNKNVVTREHMDKMKNGCVVCNMGHSNTEIDVNSLRTPDLTWEKVRSQVDHVIWPDGKRIVLLAQGRLVNLSCSSIPSFVVSITAATQALALIELFNAPAGRYKSDVYLLPKKMDEYVASLHLPTFDAHLTELTDEQAKYMGLNKAGPFKPNYYRY; encoded by the exons ATGCTCACTCTTCGCGGAGTATCAAAAATGGCTGACAACGGGGATGGTCCAAGCAATACATCCTCTGGAAAAAATACAAGAATAAATGTGTCTGATGGTCCAATAACTGATCCAGCATCAACAATCAAG GAATCCAAATCTGGAGCGTTAAAAAAATCGAGTCGGTACCGAAGTAGGTCTTTATCAGCTAGCAGTAATGACAGCTACAGTTCTG GAAGTTCATCTGGAGAAGACGATGTTTCACCGCgggaaaaaattcagaaaacgGAGAAAGGATTTACGGATTTTTGTGTGAGAAATATCAATCAGTATGCATTTGGAAGGCGAGAAATAGAAATTGCTGAGCAAGAGATGCCCGGAATAATGGCGTTGCGTCGACGTGCTGCTGAAGATaga cCTCTAAAAAATGCCAAGATTGTCGGGTGTACCCACATAAACGCACAGACAGCGGTCTTGATCGAGACACTGGTAGAATTAGGCGCACAAGTGCGATGGGCTGCTTGTAATATTTACTCAACGCAAAATGAAGTCGCAGCAGCTCTTGCTCACGCAGGGTATCCTATTTTTGCATGGCGAGGCGAGACCGAGGAAGATTTTTGGTGGTGCATCGACAAGTGTGTCTGCGCTGAAAATTGGACAGCAAATATGATTTTAGACGACGGTGGAGATGCTACACATCTCATGCTcaagaaatataataatatgttTAAATCTATTCAAg gAATCGTTGAAGAGAGCGTAACCGGAGTGCATAGACTATACCAGTTATCAAAAGCAGGAAAACTTTCAGTTCCTGCGATGAATGTTAATGACAGTGTAACAAAAACAAAGTTTGACAATCTCTACAGCTGTCGCGAAAGTATAATCGACAGTTTAAAGCGTTCAACGGATGTTATGTTCGGAGGTAAACAAGTTGTAATCTGCGGGTACGGGGAGGTCGGCAAAGGCTGTTGTCAAGCTCTAAAAGGTCTCGGTTGTATTGTTTATATCACTGAAATCGATCCGATCTGCGCTTTGCAGGCcag CATGGATGGTTTCCGTGTTATGAAACTCAACGAAGTAATAAGAAACGTCGATATCGTTATCACGGCAACTGGCAATAAAAACGTAGTAACACGTGAGCACAtggataaaatgaaaaatggttGTGTTGTTTGTAATATGGGTCATAGCAATACTGAAATTGATGTC aaTAGTTTACGAACACCCGATTTAACTTGGGAAAAAGTCCGCTCGCAAGTAGATCATGTAATATGGCCAGATGGAAAACGTATCGTGCTTTTAGCTCAAGGACGattagttaatttatcatGCTCCAGTATTCCGTCATTCGTTGTATCAATCACCGCCGCCACTCAAGCTTTAGCCCTTATTGAACTATTTAATGCCCCCGCAGGACGTTATAAGAGTGATGTTTATTTACTACCTAAAAAAAtgg atgAGTATGTGGCATCACTACATTTGCCAACATTTGACGCACATTTGACAGAGCTTACCGATGAACAGGCCAAATATATGGGTCTAAACAAAGCTGGACCATTTAAACCTAATTATTACCG TTACTAG